The Ichthyobacterium seriolicida sequence CCAAACATTTCCGAAGTAGAGGCTTGATAAAACCTTGTCTTTATCTTAGAATCACGTATAGCATCTAGAAGCCTGAGGGTTCCTATAGAATCTACTTCAGCCGTGTACTCTGGCACCTCAAAAGATACTCCCACATGCGATTGAGCCCCTAAATTGTAAATCTCATCAGGTTGTATTTTGGCCAACAGCCTGTGTAGATTACTCGAGTCGGTCAAGTCTCCATGGTAAGTAAATAATCTGGGATGTGAAAATATGTGATCGATCCTATCAGTAGTAAAAACTGATGATCTCCTTAAAATAGCATGTACTTCATAACCTTTTTCTAATAATAATTCTGCTAAATAGGAACCGTCTTGTCCAGTAACTCCTGTTATAAAAGCCTTCTTCATAAATGGATTAAAAATATCTGCGCTAAGATAAATCTTTAGAGAATAATTTAAGGGCATGAAATACGATAACAATACAGAAATTGTATTGACCCATATAGAAGATTATTTAACCCTACTTTTTAAAGATAAACCTTAGATGGATCGAGATTTTTGGGGATTTTACAGCGACTATTTTTTAAACTTCTGTTTTTGGATATCAAATCGTAAAAATAATCTCTGATAAATTTGGGAAATACAGCTATTATCTTAGCTATAAGACCAAATATAAAACCGCAACTTCTGAGAATTTCAATCACAGCGTCTGACTTTTTTTTAAAATTGAGATTGTCATCGTAGATTAGATAAACGCTATCCATTTTAGAATTGGAGGAAATATTTAAATCATCACAAATATCAATGCCTTTTTTAGAATGACTAGATACGTATAAAAAATTACCTCTGGAATATCTCATTGGTATTTTGATAAAACTATTACATAATAAACAGGCTCCATCAAAAAGTATAATTATTTGCTGTGTTTTATTCAATGTTTGATCTGGCAATTAAATTCTCTAATCTGAAATCTATATATCGGCACAATATATTCTAAAGTCTCTTATTTAGAGAATTTATCAACTAAACAAAATATTTTAAAGAATCGTGAAATTAAAAAAAACTTCCCAGTTAAATAATTTTATACTACCTTAGTAGACTTTAAAGGGTTGGTTTCAACCTTTTTTATGTGTTTGTTGAAGCGTATTGCTTCTCTATTGTTTAATACTAATCATAAATAATAACTAAAAAAATGAAAACACTTAAACTAAAAAAGATACTATTATTTGCATCATTAATCATGTTCACATTCTCATGTGATAAGCATCACGGAGAAATTCCTGAAAGTAAAAATCCTAAAGAAATAATCAGTTTTAAATTAGAAGCATCTAAAAACGAAGGCAAAATAGGTAATAAGGATATAGAAGCTAAATTTTTAGAGTTTAAAGGGCAAAAAATCTATTTTCTAATATTGCCTAGCGGTGTAGATTCTAGTACCAAAGAGTTTACCCCTACAATTACCATATCAGACAATACTACTATAGAACCAAATACTGATGTAATTGCGAATTTAGGTGATATATCTATAACAGAACAAACTATAGATCCTTTAAACTCTGGTGTGGAATATTCTGTTACTTCTAAAGAAGATAATTCTGTTAGCAAATACAGGGTTGTTGCTATTAGAGCGCCGCAGGGCATAGAAAGTATTACCTTTAAGGATACTAATATAAAACTTGATGAAGATAATTCTACTGAAAATAGTAGAAACAAAAGGTCTACTGATCAAAAAACTGGAATTGATAACCTAAATGAGAAAATTTCACTCTCAGTATCAGGCCTTAGTGTAGCTACCGATGCAACAAGAACTACATTAGGCATGGAAATAAAATTAGGTTTAGTAGATGAGAATCTACCACCTCCTTCATTTATTTCTATCGACGGACAAAAGAAGTCTATTAGTATTTCTGCAAGTGTTGAAGAAACCTCTTTCATAAAAAAAGATACAGAAGATATATATGAAGCTGAAATACCTGTTTTAATTAAAATAGGAGATTTGGAATTTATAAAGAGTTATACGATTGTTATTCGCCCTAAAACAACTACTGCAGTAACGTCTACTCCTACAGGACAGACTGGAACTGATCAATCAGGACAGACTGGAACGTCTACTCCTACAGAACAGACTGGAACTGATCAATCAGGTCAATCAGGACAGACTACTCAGGGGCAAACACAACAGACTGATAATACTTCTACTACAGAAGTAACTACTCAATCAGGTCAATCAGGACAGACTGGAACGTCTACTCCTACAGTTCAGACTGATAATACTCAAACAGCGTCTACTTCTACAAGTACACAAGGAACTGATCAATCAGGTCAATCAGGACAGACTGGAACGTCTACTCCTACAGAACAGACTGGAACTGATCAATCAGGTCAATCAGGACAGACTGGAACTAGTCAAGCAACTCAGGAGCAAACACAACAGACTGATAATACTTCTACTACAGAAGCATCTGCGTCTACAAATACACAAGTAACTGATCAATCAGGTCAATCAGGACAGACTGGAACGTCTACTCCTACAGTTCAGACTGGAACTACTTCAAACACTCAAGTTCAGACTGATAATACTCAAACAGCGTCTACTTCTACAAGTACACAAGGAACTGATCAATCAGGTCAATCAGGATAGACTAGTAGTAGTAGTAGTCCTCAATCTACATCTACAAGTAGTTAAACGAGTCGGTTTTTTAATTTTTGGTATATAGCACTTCATTTTAGTGAAGCTGCCTCGGTTTTGAGGCAGCTTTTTTTTGTTTATTTTTTTTTCTCGGTTCAAGATAACTTAAGAGAGTTTTAAATTACCTTTGCCAGTTATCGAATCACTCACTGTTTAAGTGAAACAATAAATGCTTTAGATTGCAAATAACGATGTTTAAAAAAATTGTTGCGTGTTTATTATTTTGTTCCCAAATAGTATTAGCCCAAAAAACAGATATATACACAAATGATAAAACAAAATATGATATCGCTGTAGACTTATACAATCAAAGTAATTATTTACTATCTAAAAAAACATTCGAAAAAATCTTAACAGAACACACAAACTGGAATTCTCGCATTCATATCGACAGTAAGTATTACATAGCTCTTTGCGCCATAAAGAGATTTGATAATCAAGCAGAAAAACTACTCACAGATTTTATAACCGATTACCCAACCTATCACAGGAGAAATGAAATAATAAATACCTTGGCAAATCTTCTCTTTCAAAAAGGA is a genomic window containing:
- a CDS encoding thiol-disulfide oxidoreductase DCC family protein, translating into MPDQTLNKTQQIIILFDGACLLCNSFIKIPMRYSRGNFLYVSSHSKKGIDICDDLNISSNSKMDSVYLIYDDNLNFKKKSDAVIEILRSCGFIFGLIAKIIAVFPKFIRDYFYDLISKNRSLKNSRCKIPKNLDPSKVYL